In Reichenbachiella agarivorans, one genomic interval encodes:
- a CDS encoding sodium:solute symporter family protein, whose translation MLLETIDWVIIGVFFLIVLGIGWKASLSAGESSSEFFLGGRGMPWWLLGISMVACTFSADTPNLVTGFVRENGVVKNWAWWAFLITGMVTVFIYARLWRKSAVNTDLEFYEIRYGGKKASFLRGFRAIYLGVFFNCLIMGSVTLAAIKIGGVMLGLEPWVIVVGASIVVVLYASLGGIKGVVWADFFQYGIAMFGAVYAAYVALQQPEVNGLANLITHPAVQSKLSVIPDFTDPSVWVPLLLFPIAVQWWAVWYPGAEPGGGGYIAQRMLSAKDEKNAVGATLLFNFAHYALRPWPWIIVALASIVIYPDMASIQAEFPNIDPTYLKDDIAYPVMLSKLGTGWLGLVVASIIAAYMSTIGTHLNWGSSYFVNDFYKRFAKPDATEKQMVAMGRMTTVVLMILAGTLSLTILDNATDAFNILLLSGAGSGAIYLLRWFWWRINALTEIVAMILATVMAVVLTLFVDDAMVATELLDGMTMKILITTGAVTVTWLATALFTAPEDKEVLRAFYKLTKPGGPGWKKVVDEAIADGQPCDDNEGVVWQMPRQVLLIFIGCTVIYSSLFAIGGFVYGNMLQGIILAIVATVGTVALFKVMSKLNLN comes from the coding sequence ATGTTATTAGAGACGATAGATTGGGTGATTATTGGGGTGTTTTTCCTCATTGTATTAGGGATTGGTTGGAAGGCCTCACTCTCTGCTGGGGAAAGTTCTAGTGAGTTTTTTCTAGGAGGACGAGGTATGCCTTGGTGGTTGCTAGGGATTTCTATGGTAGCCTGTACCTTTTCTGCAGATACACCCAATTTGGTTACAGGTTTTGTCAGAGAAAATGGTGTAGTGAAAAACTGGGCTTGGTGGGCATTTTTGATCACTGGTATGGTTACAGTATTTATTTACGCTCGTCTGTGGAGAAAATCAGCTGTCAATACAGATTTAGAATTTTATGAAATCAGATATGGAGGTAAAAAAGCATCTTTCCTCAGAGGTTTTAGAGCTATTTACCTAGGTGTATTTTTCAACTGCCTGATCATGGGTTCAGTGACCTTGGCGGCCATTAAAATTGGTGGGGTCATGCTAGGATTAGAGCCTTGGGTGATTGTAGTGGGTGCATCGATTGTTGTGGTGTTGTATGCCTCTTTGGGAGGAATAAAAGGGGTAGTATGGGCAGACTTTTTTCAGTATGGTATTGCTATGTTTGGAGCTGTCTATGCAGCCTATGTTGCACTGCAACAACCAGAGGTTAACGGTTTAGCCAATTTGATCACGCATCCAGCTGTTCAGTCCAAATTGAGTGTTATACCAGATTTTACAGATCCTTCTGTTTGGGTTCCATTGTTGTTATTTCCAATTGCAGTGCAATGGTGGGCGGTGTGGTATCCTGGTGCAGAACCAGGTGGAGGAGGCTACATCGCTCAACGCATGCTTTCTGCCAAAGATGAAAAAAATGCAGTGGGAGCTACCTTGCTTTTCAACTTCGCTCATTATGCGTTGAGACCATGGCCATGGATCATTGTGGCACTTGCATCTATTGTTATTTATCCCGACATGGCTTCTATTCAAGCTGAGTTCCCAAACATTGACCCTACCTATCTCAAGGATGATATTGCCTACCCTGTGATGCTGTCTAAATTGGGCACTGGATGGTTGGGTCTGGTGGTTGCTTCTATTATAGCTGCTTACATGTCCACAATAGGTACTCATCTCAACTGGGGTTCATCTTATTTTGTCAATGATTTTTACAAGCGATTTGCCAAGCCTGATGCAACCGAAAAGCAAATGGTGGCCATGGGTAGAATGACAACTGTAGTATTGATGATTCTGGCAGGTACTTTGTCTCTGACTATTTTGGACAATGCCACTGACGCTTTCAATATTCTCTTGTTGTCAGGAGCAGGTTCAGGTGCAATTTATCTCCTGAGGTGGTTTTGGTGGAGAATCAACGCACTTACTGAGATTGTTGCGATGATTCTGGCAACTGTTATGGCGGTTGTATTGACATTGTTTGTTGATGATGCGATGGTGGCCACAGAGCTACTGGATGGGATGACCATGAAGATTCTAATTACTACAGGAGCTGTTACGGTGACATGGCTAGCAACTGCTTTATTTACTGCTCCAGAGGATAAAGAAGTACTCAGAGCATTTTATAAATTGACCAAGCCAGGTGGGCCAGGATGGAAAAAAGTAGTGGATGAAGCCATTGCTGATGGTCAGCCTTGTGATGACAATGAGGGGGTTGTTTGGCAAATGCCACGACAGGTACTGTTGATATTTATTGGTTGTACTGTGATATATTCTTCTCTTTTTGCGATTGGGGGATTCGTATATGGCAACATGCTGCAAGGGATCATATTGGCTATTGTTGCTACAGTGGGTACGGTAGCATTGTTTAAAGTAATGAGCAAGCTCAATTTGAACTAA
- a CDS encoding ROK family protein, translated as MKRLIVGIDIGGTGTKLGLVDSLGEVIIEEKISTTGEHTFAEFITTLSKIVKQWLLAYPDYEIAGVGVGAPGGNFYTGCITDASNLPWKGSLPLVELLTAELNVPVVLSNDANAATMGEMIFGAAKGMKDFVMITLGTGLGSGIVTGGRLLIGAESLAAELGHVLIKGKGGGRACKCGRKGCLETYVSATGIKRTYLHLLASQGEQSRLSAVPFDQLEAKDIAQAALDGDEIAKKAFVTTGKILGRQLANMVSIVNPEAVFLFGGLASAGDLIFEPTKKYMDANMLNIYKAEVKILPSQLEGANAAIVGAASLVYQYEQDSKEVLA; from the coding sequence ATGAAGCGTCTGATTGTAGGAATAGATATAGGAGGGACAGGTACCAAGTTGGGACTTGTCGATTCCTTAGGGGAGGTGATAATTGAAGAAAAAATCAGTACAACAGGAGAGCACACATTTGCAGAGTTTATCACTACGCTGAGCAAAATTGTTAAGCAATGGTTACTAGCCTATCCTGATTATGAAATTGCAGGAGTGGGAGTGGGGGCACCAGGAGGAAATTTCTACACTGGGTGCATCACAGATGCTTCTAATTTGCCATGGAAGGGTAGCTTACCTCTCGTGGAGTTGTTGACAGCTGAGCTGAATGTGCCAGTGGTGTTAAGCAATGATGCCAATGCCGCCACTATGGGTGAGATGATCTTTGGTGCTGCAAAGGGGATGAAGGATTTTGTGATGATTACACTGGGAACAGGACTCGGAAGTGGTATAGTCACAGGAGGACGGTTGCTGATAGGTGCTGAGAGCCTTGCTGCCGAGCTAGGACATGTATTGATCAAGGGCAAGGGAGGAGGTCGTGCCTGTAAATGTGGAAGGAAAGGATGTCTGGAGACTTATGTTTCAGCCACTGGGATCAAAAGAACCTATCTTCATTTGTTAGCCAGTCAGGGGGAGCAAAGTAGATTGAGTGCTGTGCCTTTCGATCAATTAGAAGCAAAGGATATTGCGCAGGCCGCATTGGATGGAGATGAAATTGCCAAGAAAGCATTTGTTACTACGGGTAAAATTCTAGGCCGTCAATTGGCCAACATGGTTTCTATTGTTAATCCTGAGGCGGTTTTTCTTTTTGGAGGATTGGCATCTGCGGGTGATTTGATTTTTGAACCTACCAAGAAGTACATGGATGCCAATATGCTCAATATTTACAAAGCAGAGGTCAAGATCCTGCCTTCACAGCTAGAAGGTGCCAATGCTGCCATAGTTGGAGCGGCTAGTTTGGTGTATCAATACGAGCAAGATTCCAAAGAAGTCTTAGCTTAA
- the nagB gene encoding glucosamine-6-phosphate deaminase — protein MITTEERPKMKRISRKEWSTLESTKFEKIHSEIFTDAEEASKIVAHEIAALIRYKTEKNEKCVLGLATGSSPIKVYKELIRMHREEGLSFRNVVSFNLDEYYGLSKSDVQSYIYFMHHHLFDHVDILAENINIPNGKVPYEHMSEACTQYEEKIESYGGLDFQLLGIGRTGHIGFNEPGSKINSLTRMITLDHLTIQDNAFAFSSMADVPTKAVTMGVGTILNAKRVVILAWGMKKAEIVKKTVEGEMSSDVPATFLQQHKDVSFVMDESAALNLTRIQTPWLVGECEWTEALKRKAVVWLSQKVKKPILKLTDRDYNDNGMSNILGEGGSYQVNIKMFNHFQHTITGWPGGKPNADDSHRPERANPAKKRIIIFSPHPDDDVISMGGTFLRLVDQGHEVHVAYQTSGNIAVADHEAYRFAEFAKNLYEYAAGEKADDKVFDKLFKQLKSNTNKDVLPVDVRKIKGLIRRGEAISACRYYGIPDSQVHYLDLPFYETGKVEKNPLGDADVKIIKDLIEEIKPHQIYAAGDLADPHGTHEVCLKGIFAAVEQLKPEKFMKDCWMWLYRGAWHEFPIDEIEMAVPISPEELMKKRVAIWRHQSQKDGVVFQGEDDREFWQRSEDRNRATAKEYDVLGLPEYEAIEGFVRYHY, from the coding sequence ATGATCACAACAGAAGAGAGACCTAAGATGAAGCGAATCAGCCGAAAAGAGTGGAGTACTTTGGAATCCACCAAATTTGAAAAAATTCATTCAGAGATATTCACAGATGCCGAAGAGGCATCTAAAATTGTAGCGCACGAAATCGCTGCATTGATCAGGTACAAGACAGAAAAAAATGAAAAGTGTGTGCTAGGGCTAGCTACGGGTTCTTCACCTATCAAAGTGTACAAAGAACTGATTCGCATGCACAGGGAAGAAGGCTTGAGTTTTCGAAATGTGGTTTCATTCAATCTCGATGAGTACTACGGACTCAGCAAGTCAGATGTTCAGAGTTACATCTATTTCATGCATCACCATCTTTTCGATCATGTGGACATCCTTGCCGAGAATATCAACATCCCTAATGGTAAAGTTCCCTACGAGCACATGTCAGAGGCATGTACTCAGTATGAAGAAAAAATTGAGAGCTACGGAGGCTTGGATTTCCAGCTTTTAGGAATTGGACGTACAGGTCACATTGGATTCAATGAGCCTGGTTCTAAGATCAATTCTTTGACCCGAATGATCACACTAGATCACCTTACCATTCAAGACAACGCCTTTGCATTTAGTAGCATGGCTGATGTGCCTACCAAAGCTGTGACCATGGGTGTGGGTACGATCCTCAATGCCAAGCGTGTCGTGATTCTAGCTTGGGGAATGAAAAAAGCTGAGATCGTAAAGAAAACAGTTGAGGGTGAAATGTCATCTGATGTGCCAGCTACTTTCCTCCAGCAACACAAGGATGTCTCTTTTGTAATGGATGAATCGGCAGCTTTGAACCTCACTCGGATACAAACTCCTTGGCTAGTTGGCGAATGCGAATGGACTGAGGCATTGAAGAGAAAGGCAGTCGTATGGTTGAGTCAAAAAGTGAAAAAACCAATACTCAAATTGACCGACAGAGACTACAATGACAATGGCATGTCAAATATTCTGGGTGAAGGGGGATCGTATCAAGTGAATATCAAAATGTTCAACCATTTCCAACATACTATCACTGGCTGGCCAGGAGGTAAGCCCAATGCGGATGATAGCCACAGACCAGAAAGAGCTAATCCAGCTAAGAAGCGAATCATTATTTTCTCTCCTCATCCAGATGATGATGTGATCTCCATGGGTGGCACTTTCTTGAGATTGGTAGATCAAGGACACGAAGTACATGTGGCATACCAAACATCAGGAAATATTGCTGTTGCAGATCATGAAGCTTATCGTTTCGCCGAGTTTGCCAAAAACTTGTATGAGTATGCTGCTGGCGAAAAGGCCGATGACAAGGTGTTTGATAAGTTGTTCAAACAACTCAAATCCAATACCAACAAAGATGTACTGCCTGTAGATGTAAGAAAGATCAAAGGATTGATCCGTAGAGGAGAGGCTATCAGTGCTTGTAGATACTATGGAATCCCTGACAGTCAAGTGCATTATCTAGATTTGCCTTTTTATGAAACAGGAAAAGTTGAGAAGAATCCTTTAGGTGATGCAGATGTCAAAATCATCAAGGATCTGATTGAAGAAATAAAGCCCCATCAAATATACGCAGCAGGTGATTTGGCGGATCCACACGGTACGCACGAGGTTTGTCTCAAAGGGATATTTGCTGCCGTGGAACAATTGAAGCCTGAGAAATTCATGAAAGACTGCTGGATGTGGTTATACAGAGGTGCTTGGCATGAGTTTCCAATCGACGAGATCGAAATGGCTGTGCCTATTAGCCCAGAGGAACTAATGAAGAAAAGGGTAGCTATTTGGAGACACCAATCTCAAAAAGATGGGGTAGTGTTTCAAGGAGAAGACGATCGTGAGTTTTGGCAGAGATCAGAAGATCGAAACAGAGCTACCGCTAAAGAATATGACGTGTTAGGTCTACCAGAGTATGAGGCTATTGAAGGTTTCGTGCGCTACCACTACTAG